In Camelina sativa cultivar DH55 chromosome 16, Cs, whole genome shotgun sequence, a single window of DNA contains:
- the LOC104749875 gene encoding UDP-glycosyltransferase 87A2-like, whose product MTRPTVDIYSLHSHEPESYTSHPMDPTESSPNQFRHVVAMPYPGRGHINPMMNLCKRLVRRYPDLHVTFVITEEWLGFIGSDQKPDRIHFATLPNLIPSELVRAKDFIGFIDAVYTRLEEPFEKLLDRLNSPPPSAIIADTYVIWAVRVGTKRNIPVVSLWTMSATILSFFLHADLLVSHGHALTEPSGDETVDYVPGLSQTKLRDLPPIFEGYSHLLFKKAKLCFDELPGAKCLLFTTACELEPKAIEAFTSKLDIPVYATGPSIPFEELFVGNEGSDPEYIRWLDEQPEGSVIYISQGSFLSVSEAQMDEIVKGVRESGVRFLWVARGGESKFKVAFEGSSGVVVSWCDQLRVLCHKAVGGFWTHCGFNSTLEGIYSGTPMLAFPLFWDQLLNAKMIVEDWRVGMRIERKEEKLLIGREEIKEVVKRFMDRESEEGKEMRRRACDLSDISRGAVAESGSSVSKIDAFVRDITNTN is encoded by the exons aTGACTCGTCCCACCGTAGATATATACTCTCTTCACTCACACGAACCAGAGTCATACACTTCGCACCCGATGGATCCAACTGAATCATCACCAAACCAATTCCGCCACGTGGTCGCCATGCCTTATCCTGGTCGAGGCCACATCAACCCAATGATGAACCTCTGCAAACGCCTCGTCCGTCGATACCCTGACCTCCACGTTACTTTCGTCATCACTGAAGAATGGCTCGGGTTCATCGGATCCGACCAGAAACCCGACCGGATCCACTTCGCCACTCTCCCGAATCTCATCCCCTCCGAGCTCGTCCGGGCCAAAGACTTCATCGGCTTCATTGATGCCGTCTACACAAGATTGGAGGAGCCGTTCGAGAAGCTTCTTGACCGACTCAACTCGCCGCCTCCTAGTGCAATCATCGCCGACACTTACGTTATATGGGCAGTACGTGTCGGTACGAAACGGAATATTCCGGTGGTTTCTCTCTGGACCATGTCGGCCACGATTCTCTCGTTCTTTCTTCACGCTGATCTACTCGTAAGTCACGGCCATGCTCTGACCGAACCATCAG GAGATGAAACTGTTGATTATGTCCCCGGTTTATCTCAAACAAAACTACGGGATTTGCCTCCGATATTTGAGGGTTACAGCCACCTACTCTTCAAGAAAGCTAAGTTGTGTTTTGATGAGCTCCCGGGAGCTAAGTGTCTTCTCTTCACTACTGCTTGTGAACTTGAACCTAAAGCCATTGAGGCTTTCACCTCCAAGCTAGATATCCCGGTTTATGCTACCGGTCCTTCAATACCATTTGAAGAACTATTCGTTGGGAATGAGGGTAGTGATCCCGAATATATCCGGTGGCTTGATGAGCAACCGGAAGGTTCTGTGATTTATATATCTCAAGGGAGTTTTCTTTCGGTCTCTGAAGCTCAGATGGATGAGATAGTGaaaggagtgagagagagtggAGTTCGGTTCCTTTGGGTGGCTCGTGGGGGCGAGTCGAAGTTTAAGGTGGCTTTTGAAGGTAGCTCAGGGGTAGTGGTGAGCTGGTGCGATCAGCTGCGTGTGCTGTGTCACAAAGCTGTAGGTGGGTTTTGGACGCATTGCGGGTTTAACTCAACATTGGAAGGGATATATTCGGGTACACCGATGCTGGCATTTCCGTTGTTTTGGGATCAGCTTCTGAACGCAAAGATGATCGTTGAGGACTGGAGAGTCGGAATGAGGATCgagaggaaggaggagaagtTGTTGATAGGGAGAGAGGAGATCAAGGAAGTAGTGAAGAGGTTTATGgatagagagagtgaagaagggAAGGAGATGAGAAGAAGGGCTTGTGACCTCAGTGACATCAGTCGAGGAGCTGTTGCGGAAAGCGGTTCGTCTGTTTCTAAAATCGACGCTTTCGTTAGGGATATTACCAATACAAATTAA
- the LOC104749876 gene encoding LOB domain-containing protein 12-like has translation MAGPGSSPCASCKLLRRRCAKDCIFAPYFPPDDPHKFAIVHKVFGASNVSKMLQELPVHQRADAVNSLVFEANARVRDPVYGCVGAISYLQNQVSQLQMQLAVAQAEILCIQMQNEPTLQSHHQVLELDQDHKALLLQNNNNNNNNNNNINNCSNNNNNNNNNNLGYAMSSGQFNSNFASPSSIMQMQMQMQMQDPLKQESLWT, from the exons ATGGCCGGTCCGGGATCATCGCCATGTGCTTCGTGTAAGCTTCTTCGACGACGCTGTGCAAAAGATTGCATCTTTGCTCCTTATTTTCCTCCTGACGATCCTCACAAATTTGCCATTGTTCATAAGGTCTTCGGAGCAAGTAACGTTAGCAAAATGTTGCAG gAGCTACCGGTTCATCAAAGAGCTGACGCGGTGAATAGTCTGGTTTTCGAAGCAAACGCACGAGTTAGAGATCCTGTATACGGATGCGTAGGAGCAATCTCCTACTTACAAAACCAAGTCTCGCAGCTTCAGATGCAACTAGCAGTAGCTCAAGCCGAGATTCTTTGCATTCAGATGCAAAATGAGCCAACCTTACAGTCTCATCATCAAGTTCTTGAACTAGACCAAGACCACAAGGCTCTCTTgctacaaaacaacaacaacaacaacaacaacaacaacaacatcaataactgcagcaacaacaacaacaacaacaacaataacaacttAGGTTATGCCATGTCTTCTGGGCAGTTCAACTCTAACTTTGCATCTCCAAGCAGCATAATGCAAATGCAGatgcaaatgcaaatgcaagacCCTCTTAAGCAAGAATCTCTTTGGacttag
- the LOC104749879 gene encoding protein FLC EXPRESSOR, translating into MAGRDRYLPSSAVSTSSSSRLIESQLIESDRNRARSVILEDRISIQHREIQTLLNDNQRLAVAHLGLKDQLNLAKRELERLLETAAKVKAEGEAKVREVYQNALRMEAETRVIDGLGSELSQVRSDVQRLGTDRQELATELAMLDGEMVKAKPNSDRAVEVKAEIEVLRGEISKGRAALELEKKTRASNLHHERGMEKTIDHLNREIVKLQEELVDLETKARAAAEEAPNPSPGLAASYGNTDDSYGGQGQQYPEANGSHKVYGALDSLPKHPPTPLQHHPSPSNVL; encoded by the exons ATGGCCGGACGAGACCGTTATCTTCCATCGTCGGCGGTTTCAACATCATCGTCTTCAAGACTAATAGAATCTCAGTTAATCGAATCCGATCGAAACCGAGCTCGATCCGTAATCCTCGAGGATCGAATCTCAATCCAACACCGTGAAATCCAAACTCTTCTCAACGATAACCAACGGCTAGCCGTAGCACATCTGGGACTCAAAGACCAGCTCAATTTAGCCAAGCGTGAGCTCGAACGGTTACTCGAAACCGCAGCTAAAGTTAAAGCGGAAGGAGAAGCTAAGGTGCGTGAGGTTTACCAGAACGCGTTGAGGATGGAGGCGGAGACTCGTGTGATCGATGGGCTTGGATCGGAGCTTAGTCAGGTTAGATCGGATGTACAGAGGTTAGGTACTGATAGACAGGAGTTAGCTACTGAGCTTGCTATGCTTGATGGTGAGATGGTTAAGGCTAAACCGAATTCGGATCGAGCTGTTGAGGTTAAGGCTGAGATTGAGGTTTTACGAGGAGAGATTAGTAAAGGAAg GGCTGCTCTTGAGCTTGAGAAGAAGACACGAGCTAGTAACCTTCACCATGAGCGTGGGATGGAAAAGACTATCGATCACTTGAATCGTGAGATTGTGAAACTTCAGGAAGAATTGGTTGATTTGGAGACTAAAGCTAGAGCAGCTGCTGAGGAAGCTCCAAACCCAA GTCCTGGATTGGCTGCAAGTTATGGGAACACGGATGATAGTTATGGAGGCCAAGGCCAGCAATATCCTGAAGCTAACGGTTCTCACAAG GTATATGGAGCATTGGACAGTCTCCCTAAACACCCACCGACTCCATTGCAGCATCATCCGAGTCCGAGTAATGTGCTGTGA